Part of the Pseudomonas abietaniphila genome is shown below.
GTGAACAATGGGACTGCGAAGAACAGGCCCAGGCCAAGGGAGAAGGTCAGCAACTCTTCCTGTCCATGTATCTGCAGGGTCGGGACCGACAGCGGTATGTCAATCAGGCCGACCATCGGGACAATCCAGGCCGGCGTTGCGTGCCCAGGCTGCTGACGGCTGCCGAGCCATCGCGAGATGATGACCCACGCGAATACAATCATTCCGAGCGTGCCGGCCACCCAAATCCATCTGGCCAGCCGAAGGCTGTATTCGGCGATCGGCATCGGGATTAATAACAAACTAATGAAGAAGGTGCCGAACAGATTTCCAGCGATAGGATGCTGAAATTCGGCTTTGACCGCGTCAAACCCCGTCGCCGCCTTGATCGCATACCCCGTTCCCATAAGGATGAATATAACGATCGCAAGCCCTCCAATGAGCTGGCCTATCCATAGGGGCGTGCCATACAGGCCATGAGCGAGGTTCCACGCTGACGCAAGACCGGTTATCCCCATGACTGATCCGAAAAGCGCAACAGGCAGATAGCTGAGGGTTCCCTCATGGGTGGATGCGAGCGGGGTGCCGTAAGCAACGATGGATTCATCGGAACGGAGTGGGCGGGGCGTATTGCTGCTCAATTTGGCGCACCCTCCATTGGGGTATTCACCATGGGTTCTCAATACGGTACCGGGGCTGACGTGACGGCCCCGGTGATCTCAACCTTTACGCCCCGACTATTATTGTGGAGGCGTTGTCTTGAAGCTCGGCAAATCTTGAATCGTTGCCCACCAATCGTGGAACCCGTCCACTGCGAATACCGTTTCTGCGTCCGGTGTCATTGCCAGATAGGCGCACGCTGGAGCGAGGTATAAGTCGCCAATCGACAAGGATTTTCCGGCAATGAAAGGGTCGCTGCCTTTAAGTTTCATCACTTCTGTCAGGACGAGTTTTGAGCCCTCAATGCTTTTTCGTAACGATTCGTCATTCTGGCCCCCGATGAAATCGGGGAACAGATAGTAACCGAACACCGAGGCCATGGAGCCATAGCCGTAGGAGTCATAGATCGCCTGTGCCATTTGGCTTCGAGCGCGATCGCGTGGGGTGTCCGGCGTGAGTGATGGGCCGGGCAAGACCGCATCGAGATAGCTCATGATTGCGCTGGTTTCAATCACCCTGAACCCGTCATGCTCGACAACAGGGACTTTCCCGAAGGCATGCCGTTTGAGGTGTTCGGGATGATGCGGTTCGCCTTTCATAACGTTGACCTGCAACTGGTCGAAATTCGCGCCTTTCTCCCTGAGCAGCATTTTCACGGTACGTACATAGGGACTGGCGTCAAAACCGTAAAGAGTGAGGCCCATGACGATTGCTCCAATTGAGTAAGTTGATTACCGGGTGCTGGCATCGAAATGCTGTCCTGCCAAGCTGGCCAGTTTATCGGGTGATGATGTAACGCTTACGATGGCCGCAACGCTTACCGCCACGACAGGTCGACACGTCAAGGAATTTCCTGATTGCGTGACCTTGGAAGGCAAGCCCATTTACTGTAGCGCAAGCCATTTTATAAACATCCCGACAGAGCAAAATAAAGTGTCATGTGCAATGAGCCAGAGGCGTTATTGCCGCGTCATAACCGGATGGCTTTAATGACGCAGCTTTTAAGCCTGTCGAGATTATTCCGTCGCGCAAAACAAACTAAGCTCATATTGAGTTATTCATCAGCTAACCCGATTGAAGTGCGCACGCCTGTTGGATCAATGAACGCGCAATGCCAGAGGCGTTCATCCGTATCATGAGGTGAGTTTCCGTTGGTCTGAACCGATTCAATCTCTCTAACGCGCGATCATGCCATTGTTTCTGATGATCTAGAATTTTGGACGAGCGCTTTAGTGAGTCCTATGCTAACGACGCTTTAAGTGCTTACGTTTCTCGGTTTTGCCAGCATACGCAGCGCAGGTAAACCCGACTTGGTACCCACCGTATCACCCAGAGGGTTACGCCGTGACCACGCCTTCCAGTGCTCTCGATTATTTCTATTGGCCCACGCCTAATGGTCAGAAGGTTGCGATCTTCCTTGAAGAGTCGGGATTACCGTTTACCGCTCATCCAGTCAATATCAGCAAAGGGGAGCAGTTCGCCGCTGAATTCACGCGCATTTCGCCCAATCAGCGCATTCCGGCGTTAGTGGACTCTGAGGCTGGTGTGTCGATCTTTGAATCGGGCGCTATCCTTTTGTACCTTGCCCAGCGAAGCGGCCAATTCTTGCCGACCGACGTCCACGGTTCGACGGAGGTCCTTCAGTGGCTGTTCTGGCAGGCAGCAAACCTGGGCCCCATCCTTGGGCAGACGGTCTATTTTCTGAACTATGCGCCCGAGCACTTGCCTGCACCTGTCGCTCGGTTCCGCAAGGAAACGGTGCGGCTTTATACCGTGCTGGAGCACCAGTTGGCTGAGCGTGACTTTGTAGCGGGGACGTATTCGATTGCCGACATGGCGATTTATCCGTGGGTCCTTCAGTACGACAAGCAGGGGATGACCCTGGATGATTTCCCCAACGTGGCTGCATGGTTGATGAAAATAGGGGAGCGTTCCGCTGTGATTCGTGCCTACGAGAAAGGCGAGCAAATACGCCCATCCGGGCAGACAGACGCTGACAGAACCAACCTTTACAAACTTGAATGAGGCACGTTGGTCGATAGGAAGAAATGCCCATACATGACAGCGATGCAGTATGGGCAGTTTTTCGTGATGTACATGTCTGGTCTAGGCCTTATGCTCGATGCACATGCAGCGCGCACTCGTCAGGCTGCAGCTTTACCGGGGCGCGCCTGCACCGCGCAGGTTGCGGGGTGCTCAACCAACGACTTGAAGCTGCGGCCGTCTGCATCCAGGGCATCGATCGATCCCGTCTCGATGTCGTACACCCAGCCATGCAGATTCACGGCGCCTTTTTCCTGAGCCAGGCGGACGCTTGGGTGAGTTTGAATATTCGCAAGCTGTGCGATGACATTCTCCCGCACCATCGAACTTACCTTCGCCGCTTCACTGATGTGCGACCTGGATTCGTTAATGACCTTGGCAGACTCAGCATGCTCCAACCAGCCAGCGACCGCCGGTAAATGGTCCATGCACTTGCACTTTGCAACCGCCGTCATCGCACCACAATCAGAGTGTCCACAGATGACGATATCGGTCACGCCCAGCACTGCGACTGCATATTCGACGGTGGCGGACACACCACCCGGGTGAGGGCTGTAGGAGGGCACGATGTTGCCCGCATTACGGATCACGAAAAGTTCGCCGGGTTCCTGCTGTGTCAGGAGTTCGGGTACAACCCGGCTATCAGAACACGTAATGAACAGAGTCCCTGGGTGCTGGGTGGTAGCCAGATGTTTGAACAGGTCTGTGCGTTGTGGAAATGCTTCTTTCTGAAACTTCAAAAAACCGTCAATAAGTGCTTTCATTTTTTAACGCCTGCGAATGGGACAATGAATTGAGAGATTAATTAGTGCAGCCTTCGCCCATCACGTCGTATTCCAGGACGTGAATACCGCCTTGCGAGTCTTTGTAAGTCATCTGTACAGGCGTTGGAGCGCAAACGCTGGCGGCAGGCGTTACGTTTACGACATGAGCGATATCCAGATGCATACCGTAAGTGTAGTGGACGACGTCCGGAGTGGCGGGCGCTTCTTGGGCGAACGCGGCTGCTGAAGAAGTAAGGGACAACGCCAAAAGCAGAAATTTTTTCATGGGGATTCCTCCATTCAAATTTGGTGTTTGGTCAGCAATGAATTAAGTGTGAAAAGCAGGCCTGCGTTGGCGCAGGCCGAATTAACTTTCCGGATGCATCCTTAGAAAGGACGCAGTGGCAGGAACTTGCCGTCTAGTGTAATAACTGCACGGTGGCCACCTTCTGGATCTTCAACTTTCTTCATGTCCAGTTTGAAGTTAATCGCGCTGATGATCCCGTCGCCGAATTGCTCGTGTACCAGCGCTTTCAGGGTGGTGCCGTAGATCTGAATCATCTCGTAGAAGCGGTAGATGGTCGGATCAGTGGGCACACCGGACAAGCTGCCGCGCAGCGGGATGATTTGAAGGCGGGCCACCGAATCAGCGTCCAGTTCAAGTTTGTCGCCAATCACTTTTGCTGCGCTGGCGGGCAGAGGATGCTGGCCGAGCAGGGCTGCGGTGACGTAGGCGAGGCCCAGGCCGGTGCCGTCAGTTAGATCCTGCCATGACAGGTTTTTACGAGCCTTGGCATCCAGAACTTTGGTGGTCAATTCAAGGCTAGTATCGTTGTAGGCGTGAGACTGTTGCATGGTGTTACCTCTATCAGTTTGGTTGGTTCGGTCGGTGTTGCTTCGTGTGAGGCAATCATCTTCCGATCCGTTGATAGCGTCCAAGACCGATATGCAATGCACTGCATAAGTACTACCAATAGATGCCAAGGGAGCGTTTATGGACGCGCGCAATCCAGACTGTCTGATGTTGATACCCAATGGTTACCCGGTGTGGATTGACGTTCCGCAGGCGAGCGTTGGCGGCACGGCTACAGCGATGCGTTTCGTCTTGCCCGTGCGCGCTCATAACCTCCCACTTTTGCATCGCAAGGAAACCAAGCTGGTAGTCGCACTCAGTGGCGAGCTGGAAATACGTACCGGGGACGGGCAAATAGCGTTCCTTGGACACGGCGATGCATTAAGGCTGGAGGCGGGGACAGCTCATCGAATCCACCAATATGGTGAGGCATCCAGCACGGTAGGGGTGGTGCTTTGGCCGGGGGGTGTCGAGCAAGCGTTTCGAGAAATCGCTGACGCAGCGCGGCAAGTGCCTTTCCTGCGCAGCGATATGGTTGAGATTCTCGATCGCTATGACGTGGTTTGGACCGTATCCTTCAAGCCGCCACAGGCCGAGAGTGAAAGGCTTTTTGGAACGGCCTTTCCAGGGTGGCTTCGCGAGTTACCGAGGGAAGCGGCGGCGCTGCTGCAATCGAGATGGGGAGAGGCATACGCCCTTGGTAGTGCATGAAGAGGAAGAAGTCCCTTTGCGCGCAAAGCAGGGTTCAGTCACATGATCCACGCATTCAACGGCTGCGGCCCAGCCAAGGCGCTGATCTCACAACGTGAAATATCCGGGTCTAGCAATTATCGGATATTGCATTTGTTGGAACGCACACCTCATTTGCCAGGCTTGCGTATTTCTGAGGCTAACCAGGCGTTCAAGGCCGGCTGCAGTATTGCCTTTCTAAGGGTAGATCACGCGCTTTTGAGGGTTTCCAGTCCTCCCAAACCCCTTGAAAGGCCTGTTGATATAGCCTGAAGCCCTTATATAACGTGGCTTCCAGGGCTTTTGGCGGGTTTATGCGAACACTGATACGCCGTGATCCGTCATTCCAGTCGGGGAAATCCGGCGGCATGGGCGCTTGAATTTGATGGCGTTAGCTCGCAGAACCTCAGCGGCATGTCCCGCACGATTTCGTCGCTGCGAACAGGCATGCCTGTAAATCAAGTCTGACCCAGACGCCGTGGACGTCACGCAGCGCGTTGGTGATTGAGCTGATTGGGTTTGCAGTGGTCGATGGGTCTGAGGGTGGGTATTCAGCGTTTCGTATTGCTGCGGATGAGATGGTGCTGATTGGTGTTGTGCACGATAGCGTGAATTATCCGACAGTGAGCGCAGGAAGCGGACGGGGATCACGGGATCGAGGCATGGATAGATCAATGATTGATGATGAGGCTGATAATAGTCCTCGGAACTAAAACGCGGGACGGCCGAACGTGGAAGAAAAATGTCGGTTTTTCATAGAGATATATCAATAATCTGCAAATGATTTTTAGTCGACGTTCAATGAATTACTTCCTTGAACTGGAAGTAATTTGTTGGACGGGGAGGAGAAGGAACTAATTTTTGGTCCTTAGACGCCGGTATCGTTAGGAAAAGGTTTCGCCGACCGAGCCCGCAATCTACCGGTCCCATTAGAAATCAGACGGTATTGATGGCAGGGGCAGCACTCGAGAAATTTGCTTGGCCCCGCGATTTCTCAGCAAATGGGCGTTCTCCCGCGAGCTCCCACAACTCAGTATTCATTCGGAACGTTGGATCTGCTAGGTGACTGCTTTTGGCTGTGCCGTCACTCAGCGGAGCGCCTCAAACGATTACTCGATTGAGCGTTTACACGTCGCTGCATAAGGGTATGTTGAAGAAACTCACCAGAGCGAGAGAATTGGCGCCATGGATAAAGGACATGAGCTACTTCAAGGGAATGCTTCGTCTCAGATTTCAGACGCCAGATTGGTCTGCCGTGGCTGGTCGGCAGGACAGAGTTTGATGGATGCGGAGTAGGCGTTTCTACACAGAGAGGACTGCCAACACTGTCATCCGGAATCCGAGTTCCGTGAAAAGCGCTCCACGAAATGCTGGACAGCATTAGAGGGTAGGGCTTCTCCTCGCACTTGGCCTCTCAAGAGCAGCGGCTGCTTCTGTTGCGAGCACTACATCGAGACTCCGATAAAAAAGGTTGATATGTCGCGACCAAGGAATTTGCAACGCGACCTGGTTGCAGAAATTTCACTGTAATAACCAGAGCGCCACGTTGCTAACTGCGACTGTCCTCATACCGATTCGCTGCGCGACAGCAGACAGCATAAAATTGCGGTATCTCACCCATCCAAACTATAATTTTGCGTGACGTGAAGAAGAGGGGAGTAAATTTTTAGGATAGGACATCGTCAGTTTCTGGCCACGCTCTTCATATGGGAGCTCTTATAAGCGCGTTCTGGAGCGCTGCGTTCTGCTGACGAAGATTAGAGTTGTCGTCCCTAAGAATATCCATAGCCTCACCTATACTCTGAAGTCTCCCTTTGAGCTCTGCTATATCCTGAGCTGCTTTACTCTTGAGAACTCTCAGCTGTTCTAGAATCTGATTCGCTTGGCGGAGCTCTTTTTGAAGATGTTCGGCTTTACGCCGCTCTTCATCGCGGATTCGGGCAGTTTCCATCATCAGATGGTTTTCCGTGTGCTCAAGATGCCTTGCGGCATCTTCATGTGCGCTGGAAGCTATTGCTGAAGCCTGAATCAATTGTTGATGCAAGCGCTGTACCTCACCTAAATGGAGCTCCTGTATAAACTCAACTTGGGCGCGATGAAGACAGTCAAGTCGATCAGTGTCATCGTGATGAGTCTGCGCTGCAATGCTGTGTTCTTTCAGCAAGATATCGTATTTTTCCTTCCAGTCGCGAACGCCTGAACTTAAGTGTTCAACATGCTCACCTAGTCGAGCATTTATAACGCGCAACTCCACGATTTCCTCGTCCCGTGTGAGAAGGGCCGCAACAAGATTGCTGTTTCTGAGCTGGACAGCTAGTTGTGCATTTTCTGTCATTTGGAGGTCAGAGTCGGACTTCTGTAATTTGCCCTGCAAGGCAACAGAGGCGGACTCAAGTGCTATTTGCCAGAGTTGGTCTATCTGGAGGCACAGCGTCTCGGGGATAGAGGGTCTATGTAACCGGGCGCTTATAGCAGGACCCGCAAATGACCAGAACCTTTTTATTTCATCCTGCACCAGATTGGGCGAGGCCTTTATTCCGTGGCGCTCGAAAATCAAATCACGCAGCGCGGACTGCCGGATCTCAAGGCCTTGCTCCAATAATTCTTGGGCATACGTGTGTATGAGTACTCGAGTTTTAGCCCGCCCCCCCTTTGCATCTGCGCTATTCATGATCTACTGCATTGTCAAAATTTATCACATTGATTGTGGAACATGGATTGAAGCTAAAATATCGCCTCGAAAAATCACAATTTAAAGACTGCGTTGAAATTTCCATCATGGTAGCAAAACCACTTAAATTGGGGGAAGCAATCATGGCGCGATGGGCAGTCTCAGAGTGACGCTCCCACGCAACAGCATTTGATCTTCGATCGGAATGTATTTTGCGACACTTTCTACCGAGCTGTTGCCAGCGAGGGTATTTACCAGTACCAAATTTCCAGTCTCAGCCGCGAGGTGGCTGAAACATGAGTGGCGTAACCAATGAGTGGACGCGGATTCAAGACTCAGCGCCAATTCGGGTAGGTCGCGGTCCCGCGCCAGCGACGCAGCCTTCTTCATGACCCGCTTCATGGCGGTAAGCACAGTAGCATTATGGGCTCGCTTTAAGCTGCTGTTGGCGGCCAAAAGCAACGGAGTTTCGTCATTTTCCGCTACAGTAGGCGACAATCCAAATTCAATTCGGTATCGAATTAAAGCGGAGTAAAGCTGCGAATTAATGGGCACCCGACGCAGCTTGCTTCGCCTGCCAATGATCTGAAGCCAGCACTCGTTAGCACCAGTTTCCTGAATGCTGTTCATATTCGCATTTGTTGCTTCAAATGTGCGGATACCTGTCAGATAGAACAGCGATACCATGAACAGATCCCGCGCCACCAACCTTTTATTCGTCGAATCCCTAGCGGCCTCGAGCATCAGTTGAATCCCGGAGATGGGAAGTTGGCGAAGTATGACTGGGAGGTGGATGAGCTCAGGTTTTTTGATCAGACGAAATGGATTTTCGATGCAGCATCCCCGTTCAATCATCCAAGTATACAACCCTCCAAGCTGGATGAGTGCGAGTCGTCGGGAGCTTGCGCTCAAGGGGCCGGCGAAGGGGCGCCATTCTGGATGAGAACGGGGGCGTTTGGTTGTGGATATCCAAAAATCTCTTGGCTGAGGATCCGACAGGAAAGTTGTATAGGCCTGAGCGTCTTCAACCGAGATTTCACGAAGATGCTTTCCGAGCATGTACCTAGCCCACAGTGCAAAGCGATCGGCTTCCTTACGCATTACCCTCAACGACTTTGCACAGGATGCTCTAGCCGCCCCCCACCTGAGGATCAATTGCTCATCACTGAGGTGTTCAGCATCACGCTTTTGTTGATCTTCGATATTCTTTTTCATCAACTGCGTCTCGGTATAGTCAACAGCTAAATGTCATAGGTTTATAAGGCGTAGGAGCGGATCGCAAATTTACATATTAGATCATTCGGCATCCCACGCAAGAGTGTGCTGGCCCTGTCGATGAACGGCGCATACTTCAATAAAGTTGACGCGCGCAACATCAATGATTGTTTTATTTTTAACTCTTATTGCTACGTGTGACGAATCGAAGTCGCAAGCGCTGCCGTATTAATACGTGTTTCGTATTTCTGTCAGCGCATTGAGCTAGGAAATAATTTATTCGTGTTCCGGAGGTTTTTGCTGTGTCTAATAAGCAAAAAATCTATCGACGAATGATGGATCCGTTATTGTTGAGTGCAGGCAGACAAAATCTGCGGGTGACGATAATGAAATCGAATGTAACGCCAAAAAACGCCATGCGTCGGCGCATTCTCGAGGCAGCCCGAACTCGAGGCGGGGCGACCGGTAATTTGTGGTGTGCGTGGAGCGAAAAGAGCCGTGCAAGTCTAGTGTTGCCATCGGATATTGCCCTTATCTACTGGCTAGCGCACTTAGAAATAGACCCCGATGTAGAATCGTTTCGTCTTGGGACCGCAGTCGACAATTTTGACTTTTCAATAAATAGGCGGTCAACAGGACCTTCCAAAGTGATAATCAGTGATCGAAGAACTCGTGAGGCTGTTACACAGGGTGTTATCTGCGTTCCGCATAGCGAAGTCCTGGCTAAGTCAGCTTTAGCTGTAAAGCTTATGAAGCCGATTGCGTTTGCTGCAGCTATTGCTCACAAGGAGTGCCTTGCTGCTGCAAACGCAGTACGTGCCCTCACCTCGGCCCAAAAAAAAGGTGTGCTAAACGATGTTTTGGATGGCTTACCAAACTTTGATCCTTCGGAGGTTTGCGGGGTATTCATGCGGCAGACAATTAAGGGCTTCTTAGAGGTGGATCTAGCAGATGGACCGTTTGGCCATCGGACGCCGTGGATGTGCCGGTCACTGCCGGAATCCGCTTACTGAGACGCTGGTTATGTCACTCAAGGGATCAGCGTTTGGAACATTCGATGACTGGCATAAGCCCGATTTAACCGGATTGTCAGATTATGAGTTGGACCAGTATCAGCGAAAGTATGAAGCGATGCGGCTTTACTGTTCAAACGCTACCATCAAGGAAATTAAGGATTGCACGGGCATAAGTAAGACCACTGTTTACTACTACTTACGCCGCTGTATGGAATGCGCGCCGGATGGTAGCTTGTGGGGATGCCGCGCACTGATTCCCCATCTCTTTATACATGGTTATAAACGTACCCTTCCCGCAAGGCGTAAGCTTTCGGAAGCAAAAGGCGGATTTTCCGGGATGCTGAGGCAGACCTTTGAGAAATTCCCGGGGTTGGAGGCGGATTTCATTAAACTCATCAAAGCATCGGTAACACCGAACAGTGTTAAGGAGTTCAGAAAGAGATCGTTTTCGTATCATAGAGATTTTCTCAAGTTGCTCGAGAAGTACGGTGCAAATGGTCATGAATGGCCATTCAATACTAAACATTTGGGTCTGCGTACGATATCTAAGTTTGTACAGGAGACGAAAAATAACCTGCATAACCTCTTTATAAAATTTGAGGGTGAAAGCGCAGCAAAAGCACATCTCGCTGTCGGGAGGTCAGCTAGACCTGCGTTGAAATTTACCGAGCCTTTCGATGCGGTGGAAATCGATGGGTATCACTGGGACTGCCACTCGGCGGTCCGATTTAAAACGCCTGATGGCTTGTATGTGAATGTCGGGATTAGCCGGCTATGGGTGGTCCTGATGGTCGATGTAGCATCATTTGCAGTACTCGCTTACAAGTGCGTATTTACCAGCGAGCCTTCCGCGCAGGATGTGGTTGATGTAATGCGTTACTCCATTTGTGGGCAACCTCGTCCCGATCCGGTGATTGATGGCTTGGTTTATCCAGAAAACGGCGGGTTGCCAAATGCCGTAATAAATGAATGCAAAGGAGCTTTGTTTTCGGTAGCTAAGTTCGATGGGGCGTTGGCCCACTTGTCTGAAAAAGTAAGCAATTTTGCTCGGAAAGAGCTCGGTTTTTTTTGGACGCTTGGTCCCCCTGGACACTTTGAGCGACGCGCGCATGTTGAGCACTTGTTTGCGCTCTTTTCTCAGAATGTGTTTTGTCGCTTACCCAGCACCACCGGCCACGGTCCTGGGAATGGAAAAGCTCCCAACGCAGAGCAGATTGCCAAACGAATTCCTATTCTGGCGGAAGAAATATTACATTTGTTGGACGTTGAGATCGCTCAGTACAATGCCAGAATGAGCGAAGGGCTGTGTTTTTTATCTCCTCTCGACTATTTGAGGGAAAAGATGGCTAAGGACAATAATCACTTTTTGCCTAGAACGCTGGGACGTCGGTGTCAGTCCACCGAGGTTCTTCAAACTAAGAAACTTGTTACCGTTCGAGGCAATACGAAAGGCGGGCGACGCCCATACATTCAATTCATGCGGGTTCGTTATAGCAGTCCGCTTTTGGCTGATGGGTGGGGGTTGATTGGCAAAAAATTGACTATTTTTATTGATGAAGCTGATTTGCGGGCGATTACCGCTTATACCCCAGACGGGTTTCTCTTAGGAAGGCTCGTGGCACAGGGGAAGTGGGCGGATACAAAGCATGATCTCAAGACTCGTATGGCCATTAATACCAAAATGGCCGACCGTGCATTGCAGGTCGCGTCGGAACAGAATCCTGTCCAAGTGTACCTTGCTGCGCTCAGCGCCAGCAGCAAATCCGGTGGTGACATTAATGCGCGGGATGCGACTGAGGCTGCACGCGTGGCTAACGAAGCAGGTATTGAACTGCAAATGACGGAAGCACCAGCTTATATCGTCAAAGATTCTGGAAAAATGCTTGAGTACTCCGACTCACTCATAATAGGGAAGCCTATCCCTGACTTGAACGACGTTATCAATAAAAAAAGGCGTGGGTCATGAAAGAAGATCTAAAGGTGCCGGAAGTGGACCGTGAGCGCTTACTCGAAGATCATCCGGTGGTGACTACCCGTTATACGTTGATTACGCCAATGATCGCCAAGGCTTACTCAATTATACGTGAGCGTGTCTTTGCCAGGCACACAGGCACGTTCATGTATGCAAGGCCAAGAATGGGGAAGACCAGATGTGCGACCATCATTCGAGATCTGCTCGCCGCCGAGTTTCCCCGGAAATATATTTTATATCATACCTGCGATGGCGATAAGGCCGGCAGACTGGTCGGTGACTTAGTCACGGCTCTTAAACTCCCGACAAAGTCTAAGGAGCCTTATAACCAATTGAAGGAGAAATTCCTTCTCCATGTGATCGTTGAGCTTGAAGAGCGCAATGGCAATCATTTTGTTTTGATTCTAGATGAAAATCAAATGCTCACGATCGAAGCTTACACTGAGCTATCGGTTATTCATAACAAACTTGAAAGCCGTGGAATCAATATGACTACCTTAGGCTTTGGACAATCCGAAATCTTGGGAAAGCAAAACCTGTTGTTCTCGCTGGGCGCGACCAACCTGGTCGCGCGATTTTTGTGCGAGCCCATCAAATTTGTGGGATGCCTCACGGTGGAGGACTTCACTTCTATTTTGAATGAGTACGATTCCAACAAGGAGTATCCGTTGGATTCGGGATGCACTTACACGCAATTCTTCCTCCCGCTTGCCTATGCCGCTGGCTTCAGGTTGGCCGGAGCAGCCGGTTTGATTTGGGCTGCGCTTACCAATACGGCAGGCGATGCAGGTGCCGCTGCACTGCCGTTGGAGCATACTCTCCGAATGGTTGAAGACATTTTGATGCGTAGCCGACACGCCGATAATTCCGACTTTTCCATCTCGAATGAGACGGTCGCTGTCGCCATCAACAAGAGCCTGATTCTTGATTTTGTCATGATCATGCAACAAGCCCCTAAGCAGGTTTGATCCAGATGAAAATCATTTACGGTCAATTTAATTACCTACCATTTGAGTCATCTTGGGCAGTATTCATCAAGGCTGGCGGATTGAATCTCATCCCCCCCCACAGCCTGATTAAGACGTTTTCAGATCGTGCTGGCGCGCGCTACTGGGCTGCCACGGATATGAACAGCGCGAGACTAGCCAGCGGGTTGGGGCTTTCAAAGGCGGCAATCAGCCGTTGTTTCATTGATCACGTGACAAGCGGGACGCAGCGAGAGTCGGCCGCGTTCATTCGCCATTGTCCACAGTGCATAGCCGCAGGCTACCATTCGGTCTTTTTTTTGCTACACATTTTTAAGAGGTGCCCTTGGCATGATGAACTGCTGACGCACTGTAGAAGTTGTTCGCGTGCCTGCTCGCCAGGCGGGATGTCGATCCGGGCGCAAAACGAGGCATTCAACGCCAGCATCCGTTGCGGACATTTTGCCTTTTGCTCAACGGGCTCGGTGCGACTGAGCGTGATCACAGCTGATCAGTGGCACGCTTACGCCAGTTTGGGACTGGCATTGCAGAAGTGGTTCAATGCGGCCCGAAAAATAAATAGCCCGCTCATTGACTATGCCAGCTCGCTTTATGACGCAGCTTACCTGGGTGGGTCAGTCCCCACCAGGCAGGAGCAGATGATCAATTGCGGCTTGCAGCTGGCACTTTCCGCTGTCGGACCTATTCCAGCTTCTCAAGCCATCTCATCTACTCCGTTGCCGCCCCTTGAAGTAAATACGACCCCCTATAGGGCCGATGATGCAGTCTTTCAACCTGATCATGAAACTCTGTTTGCAATGTACCGCAGTGTTCGGCACTACCTCTACAAGCGATATGTCAGAGCGCATGCGGCCTGCTATCGATACTTGACAACGCTCACGACCCAAGGCTTGCACGCACTCGACAGCACATGTGCTTGTACGGCATCTGCAGCATTTCTGGCTTGGCGGCTCGCGTTGCGGTATGACTACGGGGAAGGGGGACCAATCAACCTGACGGCGCCCTCACATGCGATCTTGCCGACCACCCAACGGCAAATCA
Proteins encoded:
- a CDS encoding carbonic anhydrase, giving the protein MKALIDGFLKFQKEAFPQRTDLFKHLATTQHPGTLFITCSDSRVVPELLTQQEPGELFVIRNAGNIVPSYSPHPGGVSATVEYAVAVLGVTDIVICGHSDCGAMTAVAKCKCMDHLPAVAGWLEHAESAKVINESRSHISEAAKVSSMVRENVIAQLANIQTHPSVRLAQEKGAVNLHGWVYDIETGSIDALDADGRSFKSLVEHPATCAVQARPGKAAA
- a CDS encoding cupin domain-containing protein codes for the protein MDARNPDCLMLIPNGYPVWIDVPQASVGGTATAMRFVLPVRAHNLPLLHRKETKLVVALSGELEIRTGDGQIAFLGHGDALRLEAGTAHRIHQYGEASSTVGVVLWPGGVEQAFREIADAARQVPFLRSDMVEILDRYDVVWTVSFKPPQAESERLFGTAFPGWLRELPREAAALLQSRWGEAYALGSA
- a CDS encoding glutathione S-transferase family protein is translated as MGLTLYGFDASPYVRTVKMLLREKGANFDQLQVNVMKGEPHHPEHLKRHAFGKVPVVEHDGFRVIETSAIMSYLDAVLPGPSLTPDTPRDRARSQMAQAIYDSYGYGSMASVFGYYLFPDFIGGQNDESLRKSIEGSKLVLTEVMKLKGSDPFIAGKSLSIGDLYLAPACAYLAMTPDAETVFAVDGFHDWWATIQDLPSFKTTPPQ
- a CDS encoding SLAC1 anion channel family protein codes for the protein MSSNTPRPLRSDESIVAYGTPLASTHEGTLSYLPVALFGSVMGITGLASAWNLAHGLYGTPLWIGQLIGGLAIVIFILMGTGYAIKAATGFDAVKAEFQHPIAGNLFGTFFISLLLIPMPIAEYSLRLARWIWVAGTLGMIVFAWVIISRWLGSRQQPGHATPAWIVPMVGLIDIPLSVPTLQIHGQEELLTFSLGLGLFFAVPLFTLVMSRLLFEEPLPDSLQPSLMILVAPFALGFSAYVNITGTVDRFASALYVLTIFMLSVVIGRIRYLAICCPFRISWSAVSFPSAGAAICALRYAQHTSNVFTDSVAIVLLIGVTLLLFAMTLKTLTNLARGNLKRLAG
- a CDS encoding DUF2790 domain-containing protein, with the translated sequence MKKFLLLALSLTSSAAAFAQEAPATPDVVHYTYGMHLDIAHVVNVTPAASVCAPTPVQMTYKDSQGGIHVLEYDVMGEGCTN
- a CDS encoding DNA-binding protein, yielding MNSADAKGGRAKTRVLIHTYAQELLEQGLEIRQSALRDLIFERHGIKASPNLVQDEIKRFWSFAGPAISARLHRPSIPETLCLQIDQLWQIALESASVALQGKLQKSDSDLQMTENAQLAVQLRNSNLVAALLTRDEEIVELRVINARLGEHVEHLSSGVRDWKEKYDILLKEHSIAAQTHHDDTDRLDCLHRAQVEFIQELHLGEVQRLHQQLIQASAIASSAHEDAARHLEHTENHLMMETARIRDEERRKAEHLQKELRQANQILEQLRVLKSKAAQDIAELKGRLQSIGEAMDILRDDNSNLRQQNAALQNALIRAPI
- a CDS encoding glutathione S-transferase family protein, which gives rise to MTTPSSALDYFYWPTPNGQKVAIFLEESGLPFTAHPVNISKGEQFAAEFTRISPNQRIPALVDSEAGVSIFESGAILLYLAQRSGQFLPTDVHGSTEVLQWLFWQAANLGPILGQTVYFLNYAPEHLPAPVARFRKETVRLYTVLEHQLAERDFVAGTYSIADMAIYPWVLQYDKQGMTLDDFPNVAAWLMKIGERSAVIRAYEKGEQIRPSGQTDADRTNLYKLE
- the cynS gene encoding cyanase, which encodes MQQSHAYNDTSLELTTKVLDAKARKNLSWQDLTDGTGLGLAYVTAALLGQHPLPASAAKVIGDKLELDADSVARLQIIPLRGSLSGVPTDPTIYRFYEMIQIYGTTLKALVHEQFGDGIISAINFKLDMKKVEDPEGGHRAVITLDGKFLPLRPF